A region from the SAR86 cluster bacterium genome encodes:
- a CDS encoding CoA-binding protein: MIQDESNDNIKEILKKIDTIAIVGASNKPERDSFKVMQFLIEKGYKIFPINPNLQNKTILNQKCLPSLNMVDKKIDMVDIFRQKDAVMEITKEAIAIGAKVLWTQLNIVDHEAAEIAEKAGLKVIMNRCPKIELSK; this comes from the coding sequence ATGATTCAAGATGAATCAAATGATAATATTAAAGAAATTCTTAAAAAAATTGACACGATTGCCATCGTTGGAGCAAGCAACAAGCCAGAAAGAGATAGCTTTAAAGTTATGCAGTTTCTCATAGAAAAAGGCTATAAAATTTTCCCAATTAATCCAAACCTTCAAAATAAAACAATTTTAAATCAAAAATGTTTACCGTCATTAAATATGGTTGATAAAAAAATTGATATGGTAGACATATTTAGGCAAAAAGATGCAGTAATGGAAATTACTAAAGAAGCTATTGCTATTGGCGCAAAAGTTTTATGGACTCAGTTAAATATAGTTGATCATGAAGCTGCAGAGATTGCAGAAAAAGCAGGATTAAAAGTTATAATGAACAGATGCCCCAAAATAGAACTTTCCAAATAA
- a CDS encoding YHYH domain-containing protein produces MKYLFAVIFFAFSSALFSHGGGLDRYGCHKETKTGGYHCHRSSGWGGSLSGSGSSSVIGSSDLDKKVLSFNDTELFNGDFIVKNLGCYQLSGWKMDVVNRTKNTATLKYEITFLDSDKDPLMSWSEDILIQSRGRAVAKYSGSVSNMSSGIGYHNFVTNNHCVKNTTISWSWSKK; encoded by the coding sequence ATGAAATATCTTTTTGCAGTTATATTTTTTGCTTTTTCAAGTGCTCTATTTTCACATGGAGGCGGTTTAGACAGATACGGTTGTCATAAAGAGACTAAAACTGGTGGATATCATTGTCATAGAAGTTCTGGTTGGGGAGGTTCTTTGTCAGGTAGTGGTTCCTCATCAGTTATAGGGAGTTCTGATCTTGATAAAAAAGTTTTATCCTTTAATGATACCGAGTTATTTAATGGTGATTTTATAGTTAAAAATTTAGGATGCTATCAGTTGTCAGGATGGAAAATGGATGTTGTTAATCGAACTAAAAATACTGCGACATTAAAATATGAAATAACTTTTTTAGATTCCGATAAAGATCCATTAATGTCATGGTCTGAAGATATATTAATACAATCAAGAGGAAGAGCAGTTGCCAAATATAGTGGTTCGGTATCAAATATGTCTAGTGGAATTGGTTACCACAACTTCGTAACAAACAACCATTGTGTAAAAAATACAACTATATCTTGGTCATGGTCAAAAAAATAA
- a CDS encoding DoxX family protein, whose product MEYIHKIFNLPDGILRKIVLFGLAIFFIFFGIDHFINPDFYLSIMPPAFPLHKEAVYISGFFEILGGLGVLIFRFRKIAGWGLIVLLVTVYPANIYMALTPEAFPNISIELLYFRLALQFLFFYWAYVVTLPAYNR is encoded by the coding sequence ATGGAATATATTCATAAAATATTTAATTTACCAGATGGAATTTTAAGAAAAATAGTTTTATTTGGTTTAGCTATATTTTTTATATTTTTTGGCATAGATCATTTCATAAATCCAGATTTTTATTTATCAATAATGCCACCTGCATTTCCTTTGCATAAAGAAGCTGTATACATAAGTGGATTTTTTGAGATATTGGGAGGATTAGGTGTTTTAATATTTCGATTTCGAAAAATAGCGGGGTGGGGATTAATTGTATTGTTAGTTACGGTATATCCAGCAAATATCTATATGGCGTTAACTCCAGAGGCATTTCCAAACATTTCAATTGAACTATTATATTTTCGATTAGCTCTTCAATTTTTATTTTTTTATTGGGCATATGTTGTCACACTTCCAGCGTATAATAGGTAG
- a CDS encoding NAD(P)H-dependent oxidoreductase, translating into MKICIVFGHFNTKDSFNASVRDTFIEESKKIGHEIDLINLFDEEEQLPFYRSDINPPPQLVMDYRSRLEDSDAMFLMSACHNLRMNVILENWIDWVLHPTWFFSYKSLLPDSKFFGNYGYPVAGAMKNKIGIVSMTYGGPMVSYFNFSLFDNIPYRRLKKSIFQSGGLKTKYLRFYSVLPNMKKSDFEKHMRKVRKFARSLK; encoded by the coding sequence ATGAAAATTTGTATAGTTTTTGGCCATTTTAATACTAAAGATTCTTTTAATGCATCTGTTAGAGATACCTTTATTGAAGAATCAAAAAAAATTGGACATGAAATAGATTTGATAAATTTGTTTGATGAAGAAGAGCAATTACCATTTTACAGAAGTGATATAAATCCTCCTCCTCAATTAGTAATGGATTACAGAAGCAGACTAGAAGATTCAGATGCAATGTTTTTAATGAGTGCTTGTCATAATTTAAGAATGAATGTGATTCTAGAAAATTGGATTGACTGGGTTCTTCATCCCACATGGTTCTTTTCATACAAATCATTATTACCTGATAGTAAATTTTTTGGTAACTATGGATATCCTGTTGCAGGAGCAATGAAGAATAAGATTGGTATTGTTTCTATGACCTATGGTGGACCAATGGTGAGTTATTTTAATTTTTCTCTATTTGATAATATTCCTTACAGAAGATTGAAAAAATCAATATTTCAATCCGGTGGACTCAAGACGAAGTATTTAAGATTCTATTCAGTACTACCAAACATGAAAAAAAGTGACTTTGAAAAACATATGCGAAAAGTGAGAAAATTTGCAAGAAGTTTAAAATAG
- a CDS encoding enoyl-CoA hydratase, giving the protein MKDSKNSILIKDTSKNSILKLVLNDKKNRNALSEEMIIELNKEIQKGNIDGSIRVIIISAIGSTFSSGHNLKEITNARENDDDGDAYFENLFKRCSELMKNIVNCSKPVIAEVAGHATAAGCQLVASCDLAVASEDAQFATPGVNIGFFCSTPMVALSRNVAKKHAMEMLLTGEMIDSKKAYDIGLINKITTADNLKLEVDDLAKKISEKSLMTIRLGKQAFYKQIELDLSEAYDFTSKVMEENIKKKDAIEGIEAFLSKRKPNWSDE; this is encoded by the coding sequence ATGAAAGATAGTAAAAATAGCATTTTAATAAAAGATACATCAAAGAATAGTATTTTAAAGCTCGTCTTAAATGATAAAAAAAATCGTAATGCGCTATCTGAAGAAATGATTATCGAATTAAACAAGGAAATACAAAAAGGTAATATAGATGGTTCAATAAGAGTCATAATAATTTCTGCAATTGGCTCAACTTTTTCCTCTGGACACAATTTAAAAGAGATCACTAATGCAAGAGAAAATGATGATGATGGCGATGCTTATTTTGAAAATCTATTTAAAAGATGCTCAGAGTTAATGAAAAATATTGTAAATTGTTCAAAACCTGTTATAGCTGAAGTTGCTGGTCACGCAACTGCTGCTGGTTGTCAATTAGTTGCATCATGTGACTTGGCCGTAGCTTCAGAAGATGCACAATTTGCAACCCCAGGAGTAAATATTGGATTCTTTTGCTCTACTCCAATGGTTGCATTATCAAGAAATGTAGCAAAAAAACATGCTATGGAAATGTTGTTAACAGGCGAAATGATCGACTCAAAGAAAGCTTATGATATAGGCCTTATAAATAAAATTACAACAGCAGATAATCTTAAATTAGAAGTAGACGATCTAGCAAAAAAAATATCAGAAAAATCTTTAATGACTATAAGACTTGGTAAACAAGCTTTTTACAAACAAATTGAATTGGATTTATCAGAGGCATATGATTTTACTTCAAAAGTTATGGAAGAAAATATAAAAAAAAAGGATGCCATTGAGGGTATTGAAGCATTTTTAAGTAAAAGAAAGCCAAACTGGTCAGATGAATAA